The proteins below are encoded in one region of Mesoplasma melaleucae:
- a CDS encoding phosphatidate cytidylyltransferase: protein MTNKIDSKKNRIWNLKNNNFLIRFSSSIILVILLIAFLCTAVLSEELWVHLKNEKTAQIASQVLGIIMLVLSVAVLMFCIYELSTSLKVKSKYFIVILEILALVLFLAPITSIANLEHLFIYKNWVLKSKLAEWYMQILYLTLFLGISFGAGYLSGIEFKKLVMILGTTLIIIFGVKGFTYISLSNDYYAQSYSSIKFGYMTSAWIWLIVILTDTFAYIFGVAFGKHKMAPVISPKKSWEGAIGGFTVAFVVSVLIAILFFFFIKSHAMFSNYMSNIDNNLGKGVVILLYILLAALISFIGQLGDLFFSLIKRINDIKDFSNLIPGHGGVLDRLDSFMLVFLFMYFFTLIN from the coding sequence ATGACTAATAAAATTGATTCCAAAAAGAATAGAATTTGAAATCTTAAGAATAATAACTTTTTAATAAGATTCTCATCAAGTATTATTCTAGTTATCTTACTAATTGCATTTCTTTGTACAGCAGTATTAAGTGAAGAGTTATGGGTTCATTTAAAAAATGAAAAAACAGCTCAAATTGCAAGTCAAGTATTAGGAATAATAATGCTAGTTCTTTCTGTTGCAGTACTTATGTTTTGTATTTACGAACTATCAACGTCGCTTAAAGTTAAAAGTAAGTATTTTATTGTTATATTAGAAATTCTTGCATTAGTATTATTTTTAGCACCAATAACAAGTATAGCTAACTTAGAACATTTATTTATTTATAAGAACTGAGTTTTAAAATCTAAATTAGCAGAATGATACATGCAGATACTTTACTTAACTTTATTTTTAGGAATATCATTTGGAGCAGGATATCTTTCAGGTATTGAATTTAAAAAACTTGTGATGATCTTAGGAACTACTTTAATTATTATATTTGGAGTAAAAGGGTTTACTTATATATCATTATCAAATGATTATTATGCTCAAAGCTATTCAAGTATTAAATTTGGATACATGACATCTGCTTGAATTTGATTAATTGTTATTTTAACAGACACATTTGCTTATATTTTTGGGGTTGCTTTTGGTAAACATAAGATGGCACCAGTTATTAGTCCTAAAAAAAGTTGAGAAGGCGCAATTGGTGGATTTACAGTTGCATTTGTAGTTTCAGTTTTAATTGCTATATTATTCTTCTTTTTTATTAAATCACATGCTATGTTTAGCAATTACATGAGTAATATTGATAATAATCTTGGTAAGGGAGTAGTTATATTGTTATATATTCTACTAGCAGCATTAATTTCATTTATTGGTCAATTAGGTGATTTATTCTTTTCATTAATTAAAAGAATAAATGATATTAAAGACTTTTCAAATTTGATACCTGGTCATGGTGGAGTTTTAGATAGACTAGATTCATTTATGCTTGTGTTCTTATTTATGTATTTTTTTACATTGATTAACTAA